In a single window of the Gadus macrocephalus chromosome 6, ASM3116895v1 genome:
- the kank1a gene encoding KN motif and ankyrin repeat domain-containing protein 1a isoform X9: protein MAQTMHVNGNGPERGQGCPSAEEEKASVAPYYVETPYGYQLDLDFLKYVDDIERGNTIKKLSIHRKPKVAKPAAVPRGGSVGGSTHAEWTSTDSLSSSNSDDNKQSPVFFTSRLQVAPPLTPTLGRRAGPHEPPPPPPSQHSCSIASESRPLLPPPSPRVAPRHNPQVEKTLMETRWRLEQERLLMQHHTEPAAPRRRLASFGGTGSNSSLSSFTGSLAQSQISPSGHQPLALNGHLHNGEYNPYYPPSVGSSIRHSPMSSGMTTPVTNVSPMHLQHIREQMMVALKKLKELEEQVKTIPILQVKIAVLQEEKRQLTAQSKSTAPAGFRKRSYSVGCAEQLESQGSPVQRDAELHITEPEAKEQNLQQLEEFRRLAAEVQSLERKTQDNTGADVRRDQSAAAQNRTPQQSVGLAIDENMNNLSVAQSKPLKRSYRDTGVVTERRDTRSAGVGVTEVMLGVTSEAEKELELQQQAIEALKEQVYRLEVQLKETTHQMEMSKLKLELQAAGGPSKKKVDKGCTARPEMYSASVEAKVQTQSQGVGNHLETANAGTSKSLQETRTVGVSCTPSVQSVATGPEVPMERWLVRERVEVKDQCVGRRVDTHNQSEGVEVEVCEAGVNTEETMDTLVASKTSTKESRSIGCGDCSVDVNVSPVKTLVTRGTNPDFVSTLDHGVMVIPESTSRQTSTDLEVSSKATNTKTSVMADSFTSTTLVTCDKRTSTVITETRTVGAGEGLVRDLQTAAKKRSVAVGTSTEADTLGQSRSVKTKDCGVGTASIHHNFLVGSITRTIACGPSQPPEGVEGGHKEAVEAKVQAVSTDAPSQGGVGLDHYIERVQKLLQEQQMLLAENYSELADAFGQPQSQFGSINSELVNTLSSINSVMKYGSVEDILALQTDPEAARKVSVQEVSQPQPRVKDLSAADLTAASLAAAEKPGSPRTQPSPSELKSRMDQQMSSALHGEPCHQSTLKSIMKKKDGRPGSNGTKKNLQFVGVNGGYESTSSDDSSSEDSSSSGSDEDDEDDEEKEKEEQEVNGAKEEHGKVEEETTGEEYHNEGAVDVQMKTEEEEEEEEGQEKSETRESRSELSEKMVAACHVLKAHLSDPKAVSSKDLRASLNTVQHEWFRVSSQKAALSGTVEDYLDGFAGVSPGVLRHVVNMADGNGNTALHYSVSHSNFQVVRKLLDADVCNVNQQNKAGYTPIMLAALAAVECPEDMRIVEELFGQGDVNARASQAGQTGLMLAVSHGRMDMVRALLVQGADVNVQDDEGSTALMCASEHGHVEIVKLLLGQPGCDATLSDSNHVLGGGGKGLLGLIHTTAVLSCEGPGCSIFKDRCVDRTVAIVTSFGPETLVGIHIFIVSC, encoded by the exons ATGGCCCAGACCATGCACGTGAATGGCAATGGCCCAG AAAGAGGGCAGGGTTGCCCAAgcgcagaggaggagaaggcgtcCGTCGCCCCCTACTATGTTGAAACCCCGTACGGGTATCAGCTGGACCTGGACTTCCTCAAGTATGTGGACGACATCGAGAGGGGAAACACCATCAAGAAGCTGAGCATTCACCGGAAGCCCAAAGTGGCCAAGCCCGCCGCCGTGCCCCGGGGCGGCTCCGTCGGGGGCAGCACTCACGCCGAGTGGACCTCCACGgactccctgtcctcctccaaCAGTGACGACAACAAGCAGTCCCCCGTGTTCTTCACCTCCAGGCTCCAGGTCGCCCCCCCGCTGACCCCGACCCTGGGCCGACGGGCCGGCCCCCacgagccgccgccgccgccaccttcCCAACATTCTTGTTCCATCGCCTCCGAGTCCAGGCCGCTGCTGCCCCCGCCTTCCCCGAGGGTCGCCCCCCGCCACAACCCCCAGGTGGAGAAGACCCTGATGGAGACCCGCTGGAGGCTGGAGCAGGAGCGCCTGCTCATGCAGCACCACACCGAGCCcgccgccccccgccgccgcctcgcCAGTTTCGGGGGCACGGGCTCCAACAGCTCCTTGTCGTCCTTCACCGGTTCGCTGGCCCAGAGTCAGATCTCCCCTAGCGGCCACCAGCCTCTGGCGCTCAACGGCCACCTGCACAACGGGGAGTACAACCCCTACTACCCGCCCTCGGTGGGGAGCTCCATCCGCCACAGTCCCATGAGCTCGGGCATGACGACCCCCGTGACCAACGTCAGCCCCATGCATCTGCAGCACATCCGGGAGCAGATGATGGTGGCCCTGAAGAAGCTCAaagagctggaggagcaggtgaAGACCATCCCCATCTTGCAGGTCAAGATAGCGGTCctgcaggaggagaagaggcaACTGACGGCCCAGTCCAAGAGCACGGCCCCGGCGGGCTTCCGCAAGCGCTCCTACAGCGTGGGCTGTGCCGAGCAGCTGGAGAGCCAGGGGAGCCCCGTGCAGCGGGACGCCGAGTTGCACATCACGGAGCCGGAGGCAAAGGAGCAGAATCTCCAGCAGCTGGAGGAGTTCCGACGCCTGGCCGCCGAAGTCCAGTCGCTGGAGAGGAAGACCCAGGACAACACCGGGGCCGACGTTCGGAGAGACCAGTCGGCCGCCGCGCAGAACCGGACTCCCCAGCAATCGGTCGGGCTCGCCATCGACGAAAACATGAACAACCTCAGCGTCGCCCAAAGTAAACCGTTAAAACGCAGTTATCGGGATACGGGCGTGGTGACGGAGCGGCGGGACACCCGCAGCGCCGGGGTGGGTGTGACGGAGGTCATGCTGGGCGTGACCAGTGAGGcggagaaggagctggagctccagcagcaggccaTCGAGGCCCTCAAGGAGCAGGTGTACCGCCTCGAGGTTCAGCTGAAGGAGACCACCCACCAGATGGAGATGAGCAAACTCAAGCTGGAGCTGCAGGCAGCGGGGGGACCCAGCAAGAAGAAGGTCGACAAAGGTTGCACGGCGAGGCCGGAGATGTACAGTGCCAGCGTGGAGGCAAAGGTGCAGACACAGAGTCAGGGAGTGGGGAATCACCTGGAGACCGCCAATGCTGGGACCTCCAAGAGCCTCCAAGAGACCCGGACGGTGGGGGTTTCCTGCACGCCCAGCGTGCAGAGCGTCGCCACGGGGCCCGAGGTGCCCATGGAGAGGTGGCTGGTGCGAGAgcgggtggaggtgaaggatcAGTGTGTCGGGAGACGGGTAGATACGCACAACCAGAGCGAGGGCGTAGAGGTGGAGGTCTGCGAGGCCGGAGTCAACACAGAGGAAACGATGGACACCTTGGTTGCAAGTAAAACGTCGACAAAGGAGTCGAGGTCAATTGGCTGTGGTGATTGCTCTGTAGACGTGAACGTGAGTCCGGTCAAAACGCTGGTGACTCGAGGAACCAACCCCGACTTTGTGAGCACGTTGGACCACGGCGTCATGGTCATTCCCGAGTCCACGTCTCGACAAACCAGTACCGACCTGGAAGTGTCCAGCAAGGCCACCAACACGAAAACGTCAGTCATGGCTGATTCCTTCACAAGCACGACGCTTGTGACCTGTGACAAACGCACCAGCACGGTGATCACCGAAACGAGGACGGTCGGCGCGGGGGAGGGCCTCGTACGAGATCTCCAGACCGCCGCAAAGAAGCGATCGGTCGCCGTGGGAACCTCCACCGAGGCGGACACACTGGGCCAGTCGCGCTCCGTCAAAACCAAAGACTGCGGGGTGGGGACGGCGAGCATCCACCACAACTTCCTTGTCGGGTCGATCACCCGGACTATAGCGTGCGGACCGTCGCAGCCCCCGGAAGGCGTGGAGGGCGGCCATAAGGAGGCTGTGGAGGCCAAGGTTCAGGCGGTGTCGACGGATGCGCCATCCCAGGGGGGTGTCGGGCTGGACCACTACATCGAGAGGGTCCAGAAGCTGTTGCAAGAGCAGCAGATGCTGCTGGCGGAGAACTACAGTGAGCTGGCCGACGCCTTCGGCCAGCCCCAGAGCCAGTTTGGGTCCATCAACAGCGAGCTGGTCAACACGCTGTCCTCCATCAACTCGGTCATGAAGTACGGCAGCGTGGAGGACATTCTGGCGCTGCAGACTGACCCGGAGGCTGCGCGCAAAG TAAGTGTGCAGGAGGTCTCCCAGCCACAGCCCCGGGTCAAAGACCTCTCGGCGGCCGACCTGA CCGCCGCGTCCCTGGCCGCGGCAGAGAAGCCCGGCAGCCCGCGCACACAGCCCAGCCCGTCCGAGCTCAAGAGCCGCATGGACCAACAGATGTCCTCAGCGCTGCACG GGGAGCCATGTCATCAGAGCACCCTGAAATCCATCATGAAAAAGAAAGATGGCCGCCCTGGCTCCAATGGAACCAAGAAGAACCTGCAGTTTGTTGGAGTCAAtggagg GTATGAATCTACGTCAAGTGACGACTCGAGCTCAGAGGACAGCAGCTCTTCGGGGTCagacgaggacgacgaggacgacgaggagaaggagaaggaggagcaggaggtgaacGGTGCAAAGGAGGAACATGGGAAAGTAGAGGAAGAGACAACCGGGGAGGAGTATCATAACGAGGGAGCAGTGGATGTGCAGAtgaagacggaggaggaggaggaggaggaggaaggtcaaGAGAAGAGCGAGACAAGAGAGAG CAGGAGTGAGCTAAGTGAGAAGATGGTGGCGGCCTGCCACGTCCTGAAGGCCCACCTCAGCGACCCCAAGGCGGTGAGCAGTAAAGACCTG aggGCGAGCCTGAACACGGTGCAGCATGAGTGGTTCCGCGTGTCCAGCCAGAAGGCGGCGCTGTCGGGCACGGTGGAGGACTACCTGGACGGCTTCGCCGGCGTGTCGCCCGGCGTGCTGCGGCACGTGGTCAACATGGCCGACGGCAACGGCAACACGGCGCTGCACTACAGCGTCTCGCACTCCAACTTCCAGGTGGTGCGGAAGCTTCTGGACGCAG ACGTGTGCAACGTGAACCAGCAGAACAAGGCGGGCTACACGCCCATCATGCTGGCGGCGCTGGCGGCGGTGGAGTGCCCCGAGGACATGCGCATCGTGGAGGAGCTGTTCGGCCAGGGGGACGTCAACGCGCGCGCCAGCCAG GCGGGTCAGACGGGGCTGATGCTGGCGGTCAGCCATGGCAGGATGGACATGGTGCGGGCCCTGTTGGTGCAGGGGGCGGACGTCAACGTCCAGGACGACGAGGGCTCCACCGCCCTGATGTGCGCCAGTGAGCACGGCCACGTGGAGATCGTCAAGCTGCTGCTGGGCCAGCCCGGCTGCGACGCCACCCTCAGCGACAGC aaccatgtactgggtggaggaggaaaggggCTATTGGGCCTCATTCACACGACGGCCGTCTTGAGTTGCGAAGGACCTGGCTGTAGCATTTTTAAGGATCGTTGTGTTGACCGTACCGTCGCTATCGTGACTAGTTTCGGTCCCGAAACTTTAGTAGGAATACACATTTTCATAGTTTCTTGCTAG
- the kank1a gene encoding KN motif and ankyrin repeat domain-containing protein 1a isoform X12 — protein MAQTMHVNGNGPERGQGCPSAEEEKASVAPYYVETPYGYQLDLDFLKYVDDIERGNTIKKLSIHRKPKVAKPAAVPRGGSVGGSTHAEWTSTDSLSSSNSDDNKQSPVFFTSRLQVAPPLTPTLGRRAGPHEPPPPPPSQHSCSIASESRPLLPPPSPRVAPRHNPQVEKTLMETRWRLEQERLLMQHHTEPAAPRRRLASFGGTGSNSSLSSFTGSLAQSQISPSGHQPLALNGHLHNGEYNPYYPPSVGSSIRHSPMSSGMTTPVTNVSPMHLQHIREQMMVALKKLKELEEQVKTIPILQVKIAVLQEEKRQLTAQSKSTAPAGFRKRSYSVGCAEQLESQGSPVQRDAELHITEPEAKEQNLQQLEEFRRLAAEVQSLERKTQDNTGADVRRDQSAAAQNRTPQQSVGLAIDENMNNLSVAQSKPLKRSYRDTGVVTERRDTRSAGVGVTEVMLGVTSEAEKELELQQQAIEALKEQVYRLEVQLKETTHQMEMSKLKLELQAAGGPSKKKVDKGCTARPEMYSASVEAKVQTQSQGVGNHLETANAGTSKSLQETRTVGVSCTPSVQSVATGPEVPMERWLVRERVEVKDQCVGRRVDTHNQSEGVEVEVCEAGVNTEETMDTLVASKTSTKESRSIGCGDCSVDVNVSPVKTLVTRGTNPDFVSTLDHGVMVIPESTSRQTSTDLEVSSKATNTKTSVMADSFTSTTLVTCDKRTSTVITETRTVGAGEGLVRDLQTAAKKRSVAVGTSTEADTLGQSRSVKTKDCGVGTASIHHNFLVGSITRTIACGPSQPPEGVEGGHKEAVEAKVQAVSTDAPSQGGVGLDHYIERVQKLLQEQQMLLAENYSELADAFGQPQSQFGSINSELVNTLSSINSVMKYGSVEDILALQTDPEAARKEVSVQEVSQPQPRVKDLSAADLNAASLAAASLTAASLAAAEKPGSPRTQPSPSELKSRMDQQMSSALHGEPCHQSTLKSIMKKKDGRPGSNGTKKNLQFVGVNGGYESTSSDDSSSEDSSSSGSDEDDEDDEEKEKEEQEVNGAKEEHGKVEEETTGEEYHNEGAVDVQMKTEEEEEEEEGQEKSETRESRSELSEKMVAACHVLKAHLSDPKAVSSKDLRASLNTVQHEWFRVSSQKAALSGTVEDYLDGFAGVSPGVLRHVVNMADGNGNTALHYSVSHSNFQVVRKLLDADVCNVNQQNKAGYTPIMLAALAAVECPEDMRIVEELFGQGDVNARASQAGQTGLMLAVSHGRMDMVRALLVQGADVNVQDDEGSTALMCASEHGHVEIVKLLLGQPGCDATLSDSVRLLHGSRGGYWASFTRRPS, from the exons ATGGCCCAGACCATGCACGTGAATGGCAATGGCCCAG AAAGAGGGCAGGGTTGCCCAAgcgcagaggaggagaaggcgtcCGTCGCCCCCTACTATGTTGAAACCCCGTACGGGTATCAGCTGGACCTGGACTTCCTCAAGTATGTGGACGACATCGAGAGGGGAAACACCATCAAGAAGCTGAGCATTCACCGGAAGCCCAAAGTGGCCAAGCCCGCCGCCGTGCCCCGGGGCGGCTCCGTCGGGGGCAGCACTCACGCCGAGTGGACCTCCACGgactccctgtcctcctccaaCAGTGACGACAACAAGCAGTCCCCCGTGTTCTTCACCTCCAGGCTCCAGGTCGCCCCCCCGCTGACCCCGACCCTGGGCCGACGGGCCGGCCCCCacgagccgccgccgccgccaccttcCCAACATTCTTGTTCCATCGCCTCCGAGTCCAGGCCGCTGCTGCCCCCGCCTTCCCCGAGGGTCGCCCCCCGCCACAACCCCCAGGTGGAGAAGACCCTGATGGAGACCCGCTGGAGGCTGGAGCAGGAGCGCCTGCTCATGCAGCACCACACCGAGCCcgccgccccccgccgccgcctcgcCAGTTTCGGGGGCACGGGCTCCAACAGCTCCTTGTCGTCCTTCACCGGTTCGCTGGCCCAGAGTCAGATCTCCCCTAGCGGCCACCAGCCTCTGGCGCTCAACGGCCACCTGCACAACGGGGAGTACAACCCCTACTACCCGCCCTCGGTGGGGAGCTCCATCCGCCACAGTCCCATGAGCTCGGGCATGACGACCCCCGTGACCAACGTCAGCCCCATGCATCTGCAGCACATCCGGGAGCAGATGATGGTGGCCCTGAAGAAGCTCAaagagctggaggagcaggtgaAGACCATCCCCATCTTGCAGGTCAAGATAGCGGTCctgcaggaggagaagaggcaACTGACGGCCCAGTCCAAGAGCACGGCCCCGGCGGGCTTCCGCAAGCGCTCCTACAGCGTGGGCTGTGCCGAGCAGCTGGAGAGCCAGGGGAGCCCCGTGCAGCGGGACGCCGAGTTGCACATCACGGAGCCGGAGGCAAAGGAGCAGAATCTCCAGCAGCTGGAGGAGTTCCGACGCCTGGCCGCCGAAGTCCAGTCGCTGGAGAGGAAGACCCAGGACAACACCGGGGCCGACGTTCGGAGAGACCAGTCGGCCGCCGCGCAGAACCGGACTCCCCAGCAATCGGTCGGGCTCGCCATCGACGAAAACATGAACAACCTCAGCGTCGCCCAAAGTAAACCGTTAAAACGCAGTTATCGGGATACGGGCGTGGTGACGGAGCGGCGGGACACCCGCAGCGCCGGGGTGGGTGTGACGGAGGTCATGCTGGGCGTGACCAGTGAGGcggagaaggagctggagctccagcagcaggccaTCGAGGCCCTCAAGGAGCAGGTGTACCGCCTCGAGGTTCAGCTGAAGGAGACCACCCACCAGATGGAGATGAGCAAACTCAAGCTGGAGCTGCAGGCAGCGGGGGGACCCAGCAAGAAGAAGGTCGACAAAGGTTGCACGGCGAGGCCGGAGATGTACAGTGCCAGCGTGGAGGCAAAGGTGCAGACACAGAGTCAGGGAGTGGGGAATCACCTGGAGACCGCCAATGCTGGGACCTCCAAGAGCCTCCAAGAGACCCGGACGGTGGGGGTTTCCTGCACGCCCAGCGTGCAGAGCGTCGCCACGGGGCCCGAGGTGCCCATGGAGAGGTGGCTGGTGCGAGAgcgggtggaggtgaaggatcAGTGTGTCGGGAGACGGGTAGATACGCACAACCAGAGCGAGGGCGTAGAGGTGGAGGTCTGCGAGGCCGGAGTCAACACAGAGGAAACGATGGACACCTTGGTTGCAAGTAAAACGTCGACAAAGGAGTCGAGGTCAATTGGCTGTGGTGATTGCTCTGTAGACGTGAACGTGAGTCCGGTCAAAACGCTGGTGACTCGAGGAACCAACCCCGACTTTGTGAGCACGTTGGACCACGGCGTCATGGTCATTCCCGAGTCCACGTCTCGACAAACCAGTACCGACCTGGAAGTGTCCAGCAAGGCCACCAACACGAAAACGTCAGTCATGGCTGATTCCTTCACAAGCACGACGCTTGTGACCTGTGACAAACGCACCAGCACGGTGATCACCGAAACGAGGACGGTCGGCGCGGGGGAGGGCCTCGTACGAGATCTCCAGACCGCCGCAAAGAAGCGATCGGTCGCCGTGGGAACCTCCACCGAGGCGGACACACTGGGCCAGTCGCGCTCCGTCAAAACCAAAGACTGCGGGGTGGGGACGGCGAGCATCCACCACAACTTCCTTGTCGGGTCGATCACCCGGACTATAGCGTGCGGACCGTCGCAGCCCCCGGAAGGCGTGGAGGGCGGCCATAAGGAGGCTGTGGAGGCCAAGGTTCAGGCGGTGTCGACGGATGCGCCATCCCAGGGGGGTGTCGGGCTGGACCACTACATCGAGAGGGTCCAGAAGCTGTTGCAAGAGCAGCAGATGCTGCTGGCGGAGAACTACAGTGAGCTGGCCGACGCCTTCGGCCAGCCCCAGAGCCAGTTTGGGTCCATCAACAGCGAGCTGGTCAACACGCTGTCCTCCATCAACTCGGTCATGAAGTACGGCAGCGTGGAGGACATTCTGGCGCTGCAGACTGACCCGGAGGCTGCGCGCAAAG AAGTAAGTGTGCAGGAGGTCTCCCAGCCACAGCCCCGGGTCAAAGACCTCTCGGCGGCCGACCTGAACGCCGCGTCCCTGGCCGCCGCGTCCCTGACCGCCGCGTCCCTGGCCGCGGCAGAGAAGCCCGGCAGCCCGCGCACACAGCCCAGCCCGTCCGAGCTCAAGAGCCGCATGGACCAACAGATGTCCTCAGCGCTGCACG GGGAGCCATGTCATCAGAGCACCCTGAAATCCATCATGAAAAAGAAAGATGGCCGCCCTGGCTCCAATGGAACCAAGAAGAACCTGCAGTTTGTTGGAGTCAAtggagg GTATGAATCTACGTCAAGTGACGACTCGAGCTCAGAGGACAGCAGCTCTTCGGGGTCagacgaggacgacgaggacgacgaggagaaggagaaggaggagcaggaggtgaacGGTGCAAAGGAGGAACATGGGAAAGTAGAGGAAGAGACAACCGGGGAGGAGTATCATAACGAGGGAGCAGTGGATGTGCAGAtgaagacggaggaggaggaggaggaggaggaaggtcaaGAGAAGAGCGAGACAAGAGAGAG CAGGAGTGAGCTAAGTGAGAAGATGGTGGCGGCCTGCCACGTCCTGAAGGCCCACCTCAGCGACCCCAAGGCGGTGAGCAGTAAAGACCTG aggGCGAGCCTGAACACGGTGCAGCATGAGTGGTTCCGCGTGTCCAGCCAGAAGGCGGCGCTGTCGGGCACGGTGGAGGACTACCTGGACGGCTTCGCCGGCGTGTCGCCCGGCGTGCTGCGGCACGTGGTCAACATGGCCGACGGCAACGGCAACACGGCGCTGCACTACAGCGTCTCGCACTCCAACTTCCAGGTGGTGCGGAAGCTTCTGGACGCAG ACGTGTGCAACGTGAACCAGCAGAACAAGGCGGGCTACACGCCCATCATGCTGGCGGCGCTGGCGGCGGTGGAGTGCCCCGAGGACATGCGCATCGTGGAGGAGCTGTTCGGCCAGGGGGACGTCAACGCGCGCGCCAGCCAG GCGGGTCAGACGGGGCTGATGCTGGCGGTCAGCCATGGCAGGATGGACATGGTGCGGGCCCTGTTGGTGCAGGGGGCGGACGTCAACGTCCAGGACGACGAGGGCTCCACCGCCCTGATGTGCGCCAGTGAGCACGGCCACGTGGAGATCGTCAAGCTGCTGCTGGGCCAGCCCGGCTGCGACGCCACCCTCAGCGACAGCGTAAGGCTACTgcatggttcccgcgg gggCTATTGGGCCTCATTCACACGACGGCCGTCTTGA